From one Triticum urartu cultivar G1812 chromosome 3, Tu2.1, whole genome shotgun sequence genomic stretch:
- the LOC125549322 gene encoding dirigent protein 22-like, translating to MAFDALFFVLLALATMQPQTASSEKETHLKVYWHDVVSGPDPTSVPVAQAATTNTSKTAFGMVVVIDDPLTEGPGLNSSRLMGRAQGTYIAAGKDQLALLMNMNFVFTAGKYNGSSVAIMGRNAVFTKVREMAVIGGTGVFRWARGYAQARTHTLDLKTGDATVEYNIFIRH from the coding sequence ATGGCCTTTGACGCGCTCTTCTTCGTCCTCCTCGCCCTGGCCACCATGCAGCCGCAGACCGCATCGTCTGAGAAGGAGACGCACCTCAAGGTGTACTGGCACGACGTGGTGAGCGGACCGGACCCAACGTCGGTTCCGGTGGCGCAAGCGGCGACGACCAACACCTCCAAGACAGCCTTCGGCATGGTTGTGGTCATCGACGACCCGCTCACTGAGGGGCCCGGCCTCAACTCGTCCAGGCTCATGGGCCGCGCCCAGGGCACGTACATCGCCGCCGGCAAGGACCAGCTCGCGCTGCTCATGAACATGAACTTCGTCTTCACCGCTGGCAAGTACAACGGCAGCAGCGTCGCAATTATGGGTCGCAACGCTGTGTTCACAAAGGTACGTGAGATGGCTGTCATCGGCGGTACAGGCGTTTTCAGGTGGGCCCGCGGGTACGCGCAGGCCAGAACGCACACCTTGGACCTCAAGACCGGCGACGCCACCGTCGAGTACAACATATTCATCAGGCACTAG